From a single Apium graveolens cultivar Ventura chromosome 2, ASM990537v1, whole genome shotgun sequence genomic region:
- the LOC141690281 gene encoding uncharacterized protein LOC141690281 produces MQKPVTFFKCGKIGHYATACNQEVAKCFQCGKTGHMKKDCPAAAPASSRGSVAASNRVLTARTFNMTVKDAVRNINVIVGTLLLNSNPANVLFDSGAPKSFVSKEFVEKLNLKVEPLKESLQVEIANQEIIPVNQVYANCNLELGGVRYLVDLILFRLGEFDVILRMDWLSRNHAQIDCEGKKVKLKTPSGKNIIIKGQRQTKKFLSMVQTKRLLRQGCEAYLAHVVDTK; encoded by the coding sequence ATGCAGAAACCGGTGACATTCTTTAAATGTGGTAAGATAGGGCACTACGCCACAGCTTGTAACCAGGAAGTGGCTAAGTGTTTTCAGTGCGGAAAGACAGGACACATGAAGAAGGACTGCCCTGCGGCAGCCCCAGCTAGCTCGAGGGGTAGTGTAGCTGCATCTAACAGAGTGTTGACTGccaggacctttaatatgactgTGAAAGATGCCGTAAGGAACATCAATGTTATAGTAGGTACGCTCCTCCTAAACTCCAATCCCGCCAATgtgctatttgattctggagctcCTAAGTCTTTCGTATCTAAGGAATTTGTTGAAAAATTGAACTTAAAAGTGGAACCTTTGAAAGAATCTTTGCAAGTGGAAATAGCTAATCAAGAGAttatccctgtaaatcaagtttATGCTAACTGCAACCTAGAATTAGGTGGAGTGAGATACCTAGTAGATTTAATTCTCTTTcgattaggggagtttgatgtgatattaagaatggattggctatctagaaaCCATGCCCAGATTGATTGCGAGGGGAAGAAAGTAAAATTAAAAACACCTAGTGGTAAGAATATAATAATTAAGGGGCAACGACAAACCAAGAAATTTCTAAGTATGGTGCAGACCAAGAGACTTTtaaggcaaggatgtgaggcctaCTTGGCTCACGTGGTGGATACCAAATGA